One segment of Solanum lycopersicum chromosome 1, SLM_r2.1 DNA contains the following:
- the LOC101265364 gene encoding phospholipase D zeta 1 isoform X1, protein MEQLTIGDGPRYVQMQSEPEASTLSSLYSFHQDTATRIFDELPQATIIQVSRSDAGDISPMLLTYTIEVQYKQFKWQLVKKASHVIYLHFALKKRAFIEEIHEKQEQVKEWLQNLGIGDHTTVMQDEDEPDDEASPMRAEESAKNRDVPSSAALPIIRPTLGRQHSMSDRAKNAMQGYLNHFLGNIDIVNSQEVCRFLEVSRLSFSPEYGPKLKEDYIMVKHLPKIQRDDDSRKCCSCQWFGCCKDNWQKVWAVLKPGFLAFLKDPCDPEPLDIIVFDVLPASDGNGEGRVSLAKEIKDGNPLRHYFRVSCGSRCIKLRTKSDAKVKDWVAAINDAGLRPPEGWCHPHRFGSYAPPRGLTEDGSQAQWFVDGESAFEAIALAIEEAKSEIFICGWWLCPELYMRRPFHTNASFRLDALLEAKAKQGVQIYILLYKEVAIALKINSVYSKRKLVGIHENVRVLRYPDHFSSGVYLWSHHEKIVIVDHQICFIGGLDLCFGRYDSPEHQVGDCPPLIWPGKDYYNPRESEPNSWEDTMKDELDRKKYPRMPWHDVHCALWGPPCRDAARHFVQRWNYAKRNKAPREQAIPLLMPQHHMVIPHYMGMSSEMDNGSNGVARPHKNIKRHDSFSSGSSSQDIPLLIPQEAEGAESFKEELKINGFHTGHGFHDQRSRSSRIPFSFRKTRVEPLAPDLPMKGFVDELDQNLELSSNLAQPGMKKLDKDWWEKQERGNQVVSPEENGQVGPRVSCRCQIIRSVSQWSAGTSQIEESIHNAYCSLIEKAEHFVYIENQFFISGLSGDDIIKNRVLEALYRRIMRAYNEKKSFRVIIVIPLLPGFQGGLDDSGAASVRAIMHWQYRTICRGSNSILHNLNDLMGSRMHDYISFYGLRAYGRLFDGGPIATSQIYVHSKIMIVDDHAALIGSGNINDRSLLGSRDSEIGVLIEDKEFVDSFMGGKPRKAGKFALTLRLSLWSEHLGLRSGEVGQIKDPVIDPTYKDIWMATARTNTMIYQDVFSCIPNDLMQSRVSLRQCMAFSKEKLGHTTIDLGIAPSKLESYQGGDIESIDPMERLKSVKGHLVSFPLDFMCKEDLRPVFNESEYYASAQVFH, encoded by the exons ATGGAGCAGTTGACGATCGGCGATGGACCACGGTACGTCCAGATGCAATCGGAGCCGGAGGCTTCTACCTTGTCGTCCTTGTACTCCTTTCATCAAGATACTGCAACTCGAATTTTCGATGAGTTGCCTCAGGCAACGATTATACAGGTGTCTCGATCCGATGCTGGTGACATCAGCCCCATGCTTCTAACTTATACCATTGAAGTCCAATATAAGCAG TTCAAGTGGCAATTGGTGAAGAAAGCTTCGCATGTAATTTATTTACATTTCGCATTAAAGAAGCGTGCATTCATTGAGGAGATTCATGAGAAGCAAGAGCAG GTCAAAGAATGGCTTCAAAACTTGGGGATAGGAGATCATACAACTGTAATGCAAGATGAGGATGAACCGGATGATGAGGCTAGTCCTATGCGTGCTGAGGAAAGTGCCAAAAACAG AGATGTTCCGTCTAGTGCTGCTTTGCCAATAATTCGGCCAACCCTCGGAAGGCAACATTCAATGTCAGATCGAGCAAAAAATGCTATGCAGGGTTACTTGAATCACTTTCTTGGAAATATAGATATTGTCAATTCCCAGGAG GTATGCAGGTTTCTAGAAGTTTCAAGATTATCCTTTTCGCCCGAGTATGGTCCTAAGCTAAAAGAAGACTATATTATGGTGAAGCACTTACCAAAAATTCAAAGGGACGATGATAGTCGGAAATGTTGTTCATGTCAGTGGTTCGGTTGCTGTAAAGACAACTGGCAGAAG GTCTGGGCTGTATTGAAACCTGGATTCTTGGCTTTCCTCAAAGATCCATGTGACCCTGAGCCGTTGGATATAATAGTGTTTGATGTACTACCAGCCTCCGATGGCAATGGAGAGGGTCGTGTCTCTTtagcaaaagaaataaaagatggaaatccTTTACGCCACTATTTTAGG GTGTCTTGTGGTTCAAGGTGTATCAAGCTGAGGACCAAGAGTGATGCAAAGGTTAAAGATTGGGTAGCAGCAATTAATGATGCAGGGCTTAGGCCACCTGAAGGATGGTGTCATCCTCACCGCTTTGGTTCTTATGCTCCTCCCAGGGGTTTGACAGAGGATGGCAGTCAGGCCCAGTGGTTTGTTGATGGTGAATCAGCATTTGAAGCTATAGCTTTGGCTATTGAAGAAGCCAAGTCAGAG ATCTTTATATGTGGCTGGTGGCTGTGCCCCGAACTTTATATGCGACGTCCCTTTCACACTAATGCATCCTTCCGGCTCGATGCTTTACTGGAAGCCAAAGCAAAACAAGGTGTTCAG ATCTACATCCTTCTGTACAAAGAGGTTGCTATTGCTTTAAAAATCAACAGTGTGTATAGCAAGAGAAAGCTGGTAGGCATCCATGAGAATGTCAGAGTGCTGCGTTATCCAGATCATTTCTCAAGTGGTGTGTATCTATG GTCCCATCATGAAAAAATTGTCATTGTTGACCATCAGATTTGCTTTATTGGAGGACTGGACTTGTGCTTTGGCCGTTATGACTCACCTGAACATCAAGTGGGTGATTGTCCACCTCTTATATGGCCTGGAAAAGATTATTATAATCCAAG GGAATCTGAACCAAACTCCTGGGAAGATACCATGAAGGATGAATTAGATCGGAAAAAGTATCCACGTATGCCATGGCATGATGTCCATTGTGCTCTCTGGGGACCACCGTGCCGTGATGCTGCTCGACACTTCGTTCAACGGTGGAATTATGCAAAG AGGAACAAAGCTCCACGTGAGCAAGCAATTCCGCTGCTTATGCCTCAGCATCACATGGTTATTCCTCATTACATGGGAATGAGCAGTGagatggacaatggaagtaatgGTGTTGCGCGTCctcataaaaatatcaaaagacacGATTCATTTTCTTCAGGGTCTTCTTCCCAAGATATTCCTTTGCTTATACCTCAGGAAGCTGAAGGGGCGGAAAGTTTCAAGGaagaactaaaaataaatgGTTTCCATACAGGGCATGGTTTTCATGATCAGCGTAGCAGGTCTAGCAGAATCCCTTTCTCTTTCCGGAAGACCCGCGTAGAACCTTTAGCTCCAGATTTGCCAATGAAAGGATTTGTGGACGAGTTGGATCAAAACCTGGAGCTATCATCAAATCTGGCGCAGCCTGGCATGAAGAAGTTGGACAAGGATTGGTGGGAGAAACAAGAGAGAGGCAATCAAGTTGTTTCACCTGAAGAAAATGGGCAAGTTGGTCCTCGTGTTTCATGTCGTTGCCAG ATTATAAGGAGTGTCAGTCAATGGTCAGCTGGAACTAGTCAAATTGAAGAAAGCATACATAATGCTTACTGCTCCCTTATCGAAAAGGCTGAACATTTTGTTTACATAGAG AATCAATTTTTCATTTCTGGTCTATCTGGAGATGATATTATAAAAAATCGTGTTCTAGAAGCACTGTACAGGCGTATTATGCGAgcatataatgaaaaaaagtcCTTCAGGGTAATCATTGTGATTCCACTTCTTCCTGGCTTCCAG GGTGGTTTGGATGATAGTGGTGCTGCTTCAGTTAGAGCTATTATGCATTGGCAATATCGAACAATATGCAGGGGATCTAATTCAATATTGCATAATCTTAATGACCTCATGGGCTCTAGAATGCACGACTATATATCATTTTATGGTCTCAGAGCTTATGGAAGGCTCTTTGATGGTGGTCCTATTGCAACTAGCCAG ATCTATGTGCATAGCAAGATCATGATAGTTGATGACCATGCAGCCTTGATTGGATCTGGAAATATAAATGACCGAAGCTTGCTTGGTTCAAGAGACTCCGAG ATTGGTGTACTTATCGAGGACAAGGAGTTCGTTGATTCATTCATGGGAGGCAAGCCAAGGAAGGCGGGAAAATTTGCATTAACTCTTCGCCTTTCTCTATGGTCTGAGCACCTTGGTCTTCGTTCAGGCGAG GTTGGTCAAATTAAGGACCCTGTGATTGATCCGACGTATAAGGATATTTGGATGGCAACTGCTAGG ACAAATACCATGATATACCAAGATGTTTTTTCTTGCATACCCAACGATCTGATGCAATCCAG GGTTTCACTCCGACAATGCATGGCATTCTCGAAAGAAAAACTTGGTCATACAACCATTGATTTAGGAATAGCTCCAAGCAAGCTAGAATCTTATCAGGGTGGAGATATCGAGAGTATAGATCCCATGGAGAGATTAAAATCTGTTAAAGGTCATCTTGTTTCCTTCCCTTTGGATTTTATGTGCAAAGAAGATTTAAGACCTGTGTTTAATGAAAGTGAGTACTATGCATCAGCTCAAGTTTTTCATTAA
- the LOC101265364 gene encoding phospholipase D zeta 1 isoform X2, whose product MRMNRMMRLVLCVLRKVPKTGGFLFRDVPSSAALPIIRPTLGRQHSMSDRAKNAMQGYLNHFLGNIDIVNSQEVCRFLEVSRLSFSPEYGPKLKEDYIMVKHLPKIQRDDDSRKCCSCQWFGCCKDNWQKVWAVLKPGFLAFLKDPCDPEPLDIIVFDVLPASDGNGEGRVSLAKEIKDGNPLRHYFRVSCGSRCIKLRTKSDAKVKDWVAAINDAGLRPPEGWCHPHRFGSYAPPRGLTEDGSQAQWFVDGESAFEAIALAIEEAKSEIFICGWWLCPELYMRRPFHTNASFRLDALLEAKAKQGVQIYILLYKEVAIALKINSVYSKRKLVGIHENVRVLRYPDHFSSGVYLWSHHEKIVIVDHQICFIGGLDLCFGRYDSPEHQVGDCPPLIWPGKDYYNPRESEPNSWEDTMKDELDRKKYPRMPWHDVHCALWGPPCRDAARHFVQRWNYAKRNKAPREQAIPLLMPQHHMVIPHYMGMSSEMDNGSNGVARPHKNIKRHDSFSSGSSSQDIPLLIPQEAEGAESFKEELKINGFHTGHGFHDQRSRSSRIPFSFRKTRVEPLAPDLPMKGFVDELDQNLELSSNLAQPGMKKLDKDWWEKQERGNQVVSPEENGQVGPRVSCRCQIIRSVSQWSAGTSQIEESIHNAYCSLIEKAEHFVYIENQFFISGLSGDDIIKNRVLEALYRRIMRAYNEKKSFRVIIVIPLLPGFQGGLDDSGAASVRAIMHWQYRTICRGSNSILHNLNDLMGSRMHDYISFYGLRAYGRLFDGGPIATSQIYVHSKIMIVDDHAALIGSGNINDRSLLGSRDSEIGVLIEDKEFVDSFMGGKPRKAGKFALTLRLSLWSEHLGLRSGEVGQIKDPVIDPTYKDIWMATARTNTMIYQDVFSCIPNDLMQSRVSLRQCMAFSKEKLGHTTIDLGIAPSKLESYQGGDIESIDPMERLKSVKGHLVSFPLDFMCKEDLRPVFNESEYYASAQVFH is encoded by the exons ATGAGGATGAACCGGATGATGAGGCTAGTCCTATGCGTGCTGAGGAAAGTGCCAAAAACAG GTGGTTTTTTGTTCAGAGATGTTCCGTCTAGTGCTGCTTTGCCAATAATTCGGCCAACCCTCGGAAGGCAACATTCAATGTCAGATCGAGCAAAAAATGCTATGCAGGGTTACTTGAATCACTTTCTTGGAAATATAGATATTGTCAATTCCCAGGAG GTATGCAGGTTTCTAGAAGTTTCAAGATTATCCTTTTCGCCCGAGTATGGTCCTAAGCTAAAAGAAGACTATATTATGGTGAAGCACTTACCAAAAATTCAAAGGGACGATGATAGTCGGAAATGTTGTTCATGTCAGTGGTTCGGTTGCTGTAAAGACAACTGGCAGAAG GTCTGGGCTGTATTGAAACCTGGATTCTTGGCTTTCCTCAAAGATCCATGTGACCCTGAGCCGTTGGATATAATAGTGTTTGATGTACTACCAGCCTCCGATGGCAATGGAGAGGGTCGTGTCTCTTtagcaaaagaaataaaagatggaaatccTTTACGCCACTATTTTAGG GTGTCTTGTGGTTCAAGGTGTATCAAGCTGAGGACCAAGAGTGATGCAAAGGTTAAAGATTGGGTAGCAGCAATTAATGATGCAGGGCTTAGGCCACCTGAAGGATGGTGTCATCCTCACCGCTTTGGTTCTTATGCTCCTCCCAGGGGTTTGACAGAGGATGGCAGTCAGGCCCAGTGGTTTGTTGATGGTGAATCAGCATTTGAAGCTATAGCTTTGGCTATTGAAGAAGCCAAGTCAGAG ATCTTTATATGTGGCTGGTGGCTGTGCCCCGAACTTTATATGCGACGTCCCTTTCACACTAATGCATCCTTCCGGCTCGATGCTTTACTGGAAGCCAAAGCAAAACAAGGTGTTCAG ATCTACATCCTTCTGTACAAAGAGGTTGCTATTGCTTTAAAAATCAACAGTGTGTATAGCAAGAGAAAGCTGGTAGGCATCCATGAGAATGTCAGAGTGCTGCGTTATCCAGATCATTTCTCAAGTGGTGTGTATCTATG GTCCCATCATGAAAAAATTGTCATTGTTGACCATCAGATTTGCTTTATTGGAGGACTGGACTTGTGCTTTGGCCGTTATGACTCACCTGAACATCAAGTGGGTGATTGTCCACCTCTTATATGGCCTGGAAAAGATTATTATAATCCAAG GGAATCTGAACCAAACTCCTGGGAAGATACCATGAAGGATGAATTAGATCGGAAAAAGTATCCACGTATGCCATGGCATGATGTCCATTGTGCTCTCTGGGGACCACCGTGCCGTGATGCTGCTCGACACTTCGTTCAACGGTGGAATTATGCAAAG AGGAACAAAGCTCCACGTGAGCAAGCAATTCCGCTGCTTATGCCTCAGCATCACATGGTTATTCCTCATTACATGGGAATGAGCAGTGagatggacaatggaagtaatgGTGTTGCGCGTCctcataaaaatatcaaaagacacGATTCATTTTCTTCAGGGTCTTCTTCCCAAGATATTCCTTTGCTTATACCTCAGGAAGCTGAAGGGGCGGAAAGTTTCAAGGaagaactaaaaataaatgGTTTCCATACAGGGCATGGTTTTCATGATCAGCGTAGCAGGTCTAGCAGAATCCCTTTCTCTTTCCGGAAGACCCGCGTAGAACCTTTAGCTCCAGATTTGCCAATGAAAGGATTTGTGGACGAGTTGGATCAAAACCTGGAGCTATCATCAAATCTGGCGCAGCCTGGCATGAAGAAGTTGGACAAGGATTGGTGGGAGAAACAAGAGAGAGGCAATCAAGTTGTTTCACCTGAAGAAAATGGGCAAGTTGGTCCTCGTGTTTCATGTCGTTGCCAG ATTATAAGGAGTGTCAGTCAATGGTCAGCTGGAACTAGTCAAATTGAAGAAAGCATACATAATGCTTACTGCTCCCTTATCGAAAAGGCTGAACATTTTGTTTACATAGAG AATCAATTTTTCATTTCTGGTCTATCTGGAGATGATATTATAAAAAATCGTGTTCTAGAAGCACTGTACAGGCGTATTATGCGAgcatataatgaaaaaaagtcCTTCAGGGTAATCATTGTGATTCCACTTCTTCCTGGCTTCCAG GGTGGTTTGGATGATAGTGGTGCTGCTTCAGTTAGAGCTATTATGCATTGGCAATATCGAACAATATGCAGGGGATCTAATTCAATATTGCATAATCTTAATGACCTCATGGGCTCTAGAATGCACGACTATATATCATTTTATGGTCTCAGAGCTTATGGAAGGCTCTTTGATGGTGGTCCTATTGCAACTAGCCAG ATCTATGTGCATAGCAAGATCATGATAGTTGATGACCATGCAGCCTTGATTGGATCTGGAAATATAAATGACCGAAGCTTGCTTGGTTCAAGAGACTCCGAG ATTGGTGTACTTATCGAGGACAAGGAGTTCGTTGATTCATTCATGGGAGGCAAGCCAAGGAAGGCGGGAAAATTTGCATTAACTCTTCGCCTTTCTCTATGGTCTGAGCACCTTGGTCTTCGTTCAGGCGAG GTTGGTCAAATTAAGGACCCTGTGATTGATCCGACGTATAAGGATATTTGGATGGCAACTGCTAGG ACAAATACCATGATATACCAAGATGTTTTTTCTTGCATACCCAACGATCTGATGCAATCCAG GGTTTCACTCCGACAATGCATGGCATTCTCGAAAGAAAAACTTGGTCATACAACCATTGATTTAGGAATAGCTCCAAGCAAGCTAGAATCTTATCAGGGTGGAGATATCGAGAGTATAGATCCCATGGAGAGATTAAAATCTGTTAAAGGTCATCTTGTTTCCTTCCCTTTGGATTTTATGTGCAAAGAAGATTTAAGACCTGTGTTTAATGAAAGTGAGTACTATGCATCAGCTCAAGTTTTTCATTAA